CTTATTCTTGATTAACTTGTACTAAGacagtaaaaaaaattcttggaTGTGGTCGTTCTCTGAGTTCCTAGTAAACTCGTGTTGATgtattgaaatttattattttctcgAGATCATTGTTCTCATTTGATTCCAAGTAAAATATGCAGCTCTGGAAAAGCTGTTGGATACTTATGCTGGAAAGTATGCCACAGGGAATGAAGTTTATTTGGTGCATCTCTTCCCTGATACTTATATATCAAAACAATGTCCCTTTCCTATAGGTTGATTAtcttaatttcttttatttcattttattcttGTTATTATCAACCTGCAGGCTGATTTGTTTTTGGCACCCCAGATTGACGGTGCAATCCGAAGATTCAATCTTGACATGGTAGACCCACCTTTGATATCCCATCATGTATTTGGAAGCttattatttattgaaaattcAGTTAAACAGAGTCATATGCACTTTTTCAAGTTTTATGTGGACATTTCATGTCTCATCTTCAGTATGAAGCTGTATTTCTGCTAGTTTGGATGGTTCTGTagctaaaaatttatataaaaatagttCATTTATCCATATCAATTGGTAATTGATTTAACTCGAGGATAATTTTAAGTTCGGGTTGCATTGTATGGTGGGCAGGATGAATTCCCTCTTTTGTCCAGAATCAACGAGTCATACAAGGAGCACCCTGCTTTTCAAGATGCTATGCCTGGAAAGCAACCCGATACACCACCTGAGGCGAGGGACTGAGGTGAGATTACCTCTTATATCGTCACCATGtcgcaatttttattttaatttcctCCTGATTTTTTACAAAGCCTGTAAAATTTATCCCATTCCGCTTCATTAACCAATCTTATATGGTTTTTTTGTCTTAATACTTGTATGATATAGATCATAAAAGTTTTAATATTACTTGTCATATTGTACGATAAAGTTTGCCTGCTTCCCTGAATTTTATACTGTCCATGGTTGCAGGTGGCACCGATTCACGCAACTGCGTCATTTATTTCAATCCATGAATAAAAGACGACATCCATGTCAAAGGGAGAGCAAGATGATTATGGCAAAATTTAGTTCAAATTTCATAACTCTGTTACTCATAAAATGCACAAAATTTAACGCTTTCAGTCTTCAAAATACTGCAGCAAGTCGACAACTAATGAACTCCCAAGAGTCAAAGCTCTTGAAAGAAAATTGGCATTCCAATGTCGGTTTAATAACAAGAATCACATTGATGTGCGGTAATAATTTATATACACAGGATGACACGGACCTCAGACATTAATACATGATAACAAAGCGAAAATCGTGCCTCGATTGATTCTTTCTGCTGAACCGTTACGTGTGCATGCTATTCTAATTTCTGCTTCTTGCTTCTTCCATTTTTTGCCTTTGGTCGCATATTTGCAGCAGTGATAAGTTTATAACTAGACCGTGGCATTTCACCAAGATTTCCAAACCATTCCTCGTAGAAATGCCACACTTCTGACCTGTTCAAAGTACAGCCCCTCAAGAGAATTTAATTCTCAGAAAAACTGCAAAAGATAATTTGAACAGCGAGATTATAAACCATAACTACACACCAGTATGCCaggaactgaaatggagcgtaTTTTCCGTATATGAGCTCAAGTTTCCTTTCAACAGTATGAATTGTACAGCTTTTCGCGTGAACCTGGGACATTGTATGAATAATATTGTGCTTAATTTTTGGAAAGATGGACATGAATGAGTTGAAGGATAATGTGAAAGTTTCAGAAAAGAAGTAGACCTGTTTTAGATGCCTAATAGTTTCTGAATCAGTTGGAATGATATGGTAAAATCCCATGCACATCAGCACATTAGCACACGTAAAAGGTCCAAATCCTTTAATCACTTTCAGCTTCTCAGCAATCTTATCACAGTCAGCCAAGCTTAAAGTACCGCAGTCATCTTCCAGTTCGGTCAGTTGAATCTTCCCTTCAACTATTTCCTGCGCAAGTTTTATTATACGATCTGCTCTGTAGCCAAGCTTGCAGCGCTGCACCAAAAACTTCTCATCAAGGCCAGCTAGTTCTCTTGGGGATGGAAAATTTCCACTCCTAGTACAATGGTTAACTAATGTCTCTTCCGAAGACTGAAAACTAGAAGGATCACAATCGGCATTACAAGTGGTGGTCAAATTCTGCTCAGAATCACAATACTCTACATCTGATGATGGTAAGTATGGACTTGGTTTCCCTTTTTCATGAGAGGCGTCTGACATTTCTTCACGACTAATTTTAAGGTCAATATAACCTTCCGATGTTTTACCCTCTGCATAGCTGTTCACTAAAGTTTTTGAACATTTATTAACTTTCCATGTTCTTTTGGGTTCCTTCACAGCAGGTGTTTTTGGAATAATGTGCTCAATTTCTGATGTTTGACAACTTGAAATATTTCCATTTTCAGAAATTATAAATGATGCAGCTGATTCGGGATGCTGCAATTCCCACTGAAGGTCACAAAGTGCCTGTGCCATGCTCAAAGTCCTCGACCACCTGCAAAAGTACAGCCGACAAAAACATAATCCCAGATGTATTGCTTTCTTGTTGAAGTCTTGAATGGTTTATGGCTAATTATTTGCAAAGGAACCAAGCCAGAAAACAGTGATCCAAACCAGGAACAAGCTAATCACAAAagtttcaacaaaatataaagacGACCAGAAATTTATAGATGAAAACACATACAGCTAAGGCATTCTAAGGCCTTCCTCCAAATTTTTGTGCTTGCATAGCTAAAATAACCAATAACCATTTCCTATCTGATGGCTCCTTCACCCTATTCTTTTCAGTGTTCTAAATGACGGTCGAGGCGGCCGCCTAGGCGGTAGGCGGCCATCGACCGCACTGCCTATGCATGAGGCGGGTGTTTTAGGCGACCCAAGCTATACGGCGTTGGGGA
This genomic interval from Primulina huaijiensis isolate GDHJ02 chromosome 14, ASM1229523v2, whole genome shotgun sequence contains the following:
- the LOC140956784 gene encoding uncharacterized protein; amino-acid sequence: MHGGDKMAAAVDGGVLVKLELGGAAATFNLEKAVCSHGLFMMAPNHWDPRSKTLQRPLRLGLDDHETSFLVRVSHPSMFPQELHILVLGARSLCPQQRHSLLRQVSRMLRLSEEEDRRVREFQEAHEKAKEGNFGRVFRSPTLFEDMVKCILLCNCQWSRTLSMAQALCDLQWELQHPESAASFIISENGNISSCQTSEIEHIIPKTPAVKEPKRTWKVNKCSKTLVNSYAEGKTSEGYIDLKISREEMSDASHEKGKPSPYLPSSDVEYCDSEQNLTTTCNADCDPSSFQSSEETLVNHCTRSGNFPSPRELAGLDEKFLVQRCKLGYRADRIIKLAQEIVEGKIQLTELEDDCGTLSLADCDKIAEKLKVIKGFGPFTCANVLMCMGFYHIIPTDSETIRHLKQVHAKSCTIHTVERKLELIYGKYAPFQFLAYWSEVWHFYEEWFGNLGEMPRSSYKLITAANMRPKAKNGRSKKQKLE